A single region of the Oryzias latipes chromosome 21, ASM223467v1 genome encodes:
- the tsn gene encoding translin — protein sequence MSVTEMFSHIQGFLSADQDIREEIRKVVQGLEQTAREILTLLQSVHQPSGFKEIPSKCAKARDLFCTVKTQIGDLKTKFPVEQYYRFHEHWRFVLQRLTFLAAFVVYLESENLVTREEVAQILGIEVVREKGFHLDIEDYLAGVLIMASELSRLAVNSVTAGDYNRPLRISNFINELDSGFRLLNLKNDPLRKRYDGLKYDVKKIEEVVYDLSIRGLAKESESSGDK from the exons ATGTCGGTCACCGAGATGTTCAGCCACATCCAGGGTTTCCTGAGTGCCGACCAGGACATCAGAGAG gaAATTCGTAAGGTGGTTCAGGGGTTGGAGCAGACTGCCAGAGAAATATTGACATTACTCCAGAGTGTTCACCAACcctctggatttaaagaaa TTCCCAGTAAATGTGCGAAGGCCAGGGATTTGTTCTGCACAGTCAAGACACAAATCGGAGACCTTAAAACCAAATTTCCAGTGGAGCAGTATTACAG GTTCCACGAACACTGGCGGTTTGTTCTGCAGCGTCTGACTTTCTTAGCAGCCTTTGTCGTCTACCTGGAAAGTGAAAACCTTGTGACACGGGAAGAAGTGGCACAGATACTTGGAA TTGAGGTCGTGCGCGAGAAAGGCTTCCACCTGGACATAGAAGATTACCTGGCAGGTGTGCTGATCATGGCAAGTGAACTG TCCCGGTTGGCAGTAAACAGCGTCACAGCTGGAGACTACAACCGACCGCTTCGCATCTCCAACTTCATCAACGAGCTGGACTCCGGCTTCCGTCTGCTCAACCTGAAGAACGACCCCCTTCGAAAGCGGTACGACGGTCTTAAATACGACGTGAAGAAGATCGAGGAGGTGGTCTACGACTTGTCTATCCGCGGCCTGGCCAAGGAGTCCGAATCGAGCGGAGACAAGTAA